One genomic segment of Numida meleagris isolate 19003 breed g44 Domestic line unplaced genomic scaffold, NumMel1.0 unplaced_Scaffold119, whole genome shotgun sequence includes these proteins:
- the ATAD1 gene encoding ATPase family AAA domain-containing protein 1: MVHAETFSRPLSRNEVVGLIFRLTIFGAVTYFTIKWMVDAIDPTRKQKVEAQKQAEKLMKQIGVKNVKLSEYEMSIAAHLVDPLSMHVTWNDIAGLDDVITDLKDTVILPIKKKYLFENSRLLQPPKGVLLYGPPGCGKTLIAKATAKEAGCRFINLQPSTLTDKWYGESQKLAAAVFSLAIKLQPSIIFIDEIDSFLRSRSSSDHEATAMMKAQFMSLWDGLDTDYNCQVIVMGATNRPQDLDSAIMRRMPTRFHINQPALKQREAILKLILKNENVDRHVDLLQVAKETDGFSGSDLKEMCRDAALLCVREYVNSACEEENRDEDEIRPVQQQDLHRAIEKMRKSKNATLHDNLMHVIID, translated from the exons ATGGTCCATGCCGAAACATTTTCACGCCCCCTGAGCCGGAATGAGGTGGTCGGATTGATCTTCCGTTTAACAATATTTGGTGCTGTAACATACTTCACCATTAAGTGGATGGTTGATGCCATTGACCCTACCAGAAAGCAAAAAGTAGAAGCTCAGAAACAG GCTGAAAAGCTCATGAAGCAAATTGGAGTGAAAAATGTCAAGCTTTCTGAATATGAAATGAGTATTGCTGCACATCTTGTTGACCCACTAAGCATGCAT GTAACTTGGAATGATATTGCAGGCTTGGATGATGTCATTACAGATTTGAAAGACACTGTCATCTTGCCCATCAAGAAGAAATACTTGTTTGAGAACTCCAGGCTTTTACAGCCACCAAAAG GAGTACTTCTCTATGGCCCTCCTGGTTGCGGCAAAACCTTGATCGCCAAAGCTACGGCAAAGGAAGCAGGCTGTCGATTTATTAATCTCCAGCCTTCAACACTGACTGACAAATGGTATGGAGAGTCTCAGAaactggctgctgctgtcttctccCTTGCTATAAAGCTCCAACCATCCATCATTTTTATCGACGAAATAG ATTCCTTCTTGCGAAGTCGTTCAAGCTCTGACCATGAAGCGACAGCTATGATGAAAGCTCAGTTCATGAGTCTGTGGGATGGCCTGGACACTGATTATAACTGCCAG GTCATTGTGATGGGAGCCACCAACCGTCCTCAGGACCTCGACTCTGCAATCATGAGAAGGATGCCGACCCGCTTTCATATCAACCAACCT GCTTtgaagcaaagagaagcaaTCTTGAAGctaattctgaaaaatgaaaat GTGGACAGGCATGTAGATCTCCTCCAAGTTGCCAAAGAGACTGATGGATTCTCAGGAAGtgatctgaaagaaatgtgcCGGGACGCAGCACTCCTCTGCGTCAGGGAATATGTTAATTCTGCCTGTGAAGAAGAGAA CCGTGATGAAGATGAAATTCGGCCTGTGCAACAGCAGGATCTCCACAGGGCAATTGAGAAGATGAGAAAATCAAAGAATGCCACGCTTCACGACAACCTGATGCATGTCATTATAGATTAA
- the PAPSS2 gene encoding bifunctional 3'-phosphoadenosine 5'-phosphosulfate synthase 2 isoform X1, with the protein MSSSQQTGSTNVVYQAHHVSRSKRGQVVGTRGGFRGCTVWLTGLSGAGKTTIGFALEEYLVSHGIPCYSLDGDNVRHGLNKNLGFSAGDREENIRRIAEVARLFADAGLVCITSFISPFSKDRQNARKIHEAAGLPFFEIFVDAPLNICESRDVKGLYKKARAGEIKGFTGIDSEYEKPESPELVLKTNIASVSECIQQVVELLQTQNIVPCASIKDVLELFVPKNKLDAARAEANALPSVEITKLDLQWVQVLSEGWATPLKGFMREAEYLQVIHFGTLLNGKNLSVADGVVNLSIPIVLPVSGQDKQRLEGCGALALSYAGCRVAILKDPEYFEHRKEERCARIWGTTCAKHPHVKMVMESGDWLVGGDLVVLGKICWNDGLDQYRLTPLELKQKFIEMNADAVFAFQLRNPVHNGHALLMQDTRRQLLQRGYKNPVLLLHPLGGWTKDDDVPLEWRMKQHAAVLEEHVLDPKSTVVAIFPSPMLYAGPTEVQWHCRARMIAGANFYIVGRDPAGMPHPETKKDLYEPTQGGKVLSMAPGLTSVEIIPFRVAAYNKVKRAMDFYEPKRHDDFDFISGTRMRKLAREGENPPDGFMAPKAWKVLTEYYQSLEKKN; encoded by the exons gGATCAACCAATGTGGTTTACCAAGCCCATCACGTCAGCAGGAGTAAGCGAGGACAAGTCGTCGGTACCAGGGGTGGATTCCGAGGCTGCACTGTTTGGCTAACAG GCCTTTCTGGAGCCGGTAAGACAACCATTGGCTTTGCTCTGGAAGAGTACTTGGTCTCTCATGGCATCCCCTGCTATTCTTTGGATGGCGATAATGTTCGGCATGGCTTGAATAAAAACCTAGGCTTCTCAGCCGGAGACCGTGAGGAGAATATCCGCCGCATCGCAGAGGTGGCCAGGTTGTTTGCTGATGCTGGGCTTGTCTGCATAACGagcttcatttctcctttttcaaag GATCGTCAAAATGCACGGAAAATTCATGAGGCAGCTGGGTTGCctttctttgaaatctttgtAGATGCTCCTCTAAATATTTGTGAAAGCAGAGATGTGAAGGGCCTATACAAAAAGGCAAGAGCCGGAGAGATCAAAG GATTCACAGGGATTGACTCAGAGTATGAGAAGCCTGAATCTCCTGAACTGGTGCTGAAGACAAACATTGCGTCAGTGTCTGAATGCATCCAGCAGGTTGTGGAGCTCCTGCAAACACAA AACATTGTGCCCTGTGCGTCAATTAAGGACGTTCTTGAGCTGTTTGTACCCAAAAATAAACTCGATGCTGCCCGAGCTGAAGCAAATGCACTGCCATCCGTGGAGATCACCAAG CTGGATCTGCAGTGGGTGCAAGTGCTGAGCGAAGGCTGGGCCACGCCACTGAAGGGCTTCATGCGCGAGGCAGAGTACCTGCAGGTCATCCATTTTGGCACACTGCTGAACG GAAAGAATCTCTCTGTAGCTG ACGGTGTTGTCAACTTGAGCATCCCCATTGTGCTGCCAGTCTCAGGGCAGGACAAGCAGCGGCTGGAGGGCTGTGGGGCGCTGGCGCTCAGCTATGCAGGGTGCAGGGTGGCGATCCTCAAGGACCCCGAGTACTTCGAGCACAGGAAGGAGGAGCGCTGTGCCCGCATCTGGGGCACCACCTGTGCCAAGCACCCACACGTCAAG ATGGTGATGGAGAGTGGAGACTGGCTGGTAGGGGGAGACCTTGTTGTGCTGGGAAAGATCTGTTGGAATGATGGCCTGGACCAGTACCGCCTGACACCGCTTGAGCTCAAGCAGAAGTTCATAGAAATGAACGCTG atGCTGTCTTTGCATTCCAGCTGCGCAACCCCGTGCACAACGGGCATGCCCTGCTCATGCAGGATACGCGGCGCCAGCTCTTGCAGAGGGGCTACAAAAACCCTGTGCTTCTCCTGCACCCCCTGGGTGGGTGGACCAAGGATGATGACGTTCCACTGGAGTGGCGGATGAAGCAGCACGCGGCGGTGCTTGAGGAGCATGTCCTGGACCCCAAATCCACTGTCGTTGCCATCTTCCCCTCTCCCATGCTCTATGCCGGCCCCACAGAG gtgcagtGGCACTGCCGGGCTCGCATGATCGCTGGTGCCAATTTCTACATCGTGGGGCGCGATCCTGCAGGCATGCCTCACCCTGAGACCAAGAAGGACCTGTATGAGCCCACACAAGGAGGGAAGGTCCTCAGCATGGCACCAGGCCTGACATCGGTGGAGATCATCCCCTTCCGCGTGGCAGCTTACAACAAAGTGAAGCGAGCTATGGACTTTTATGAACCAAAAAG GCATGATGATTTTGACTTCATCTCGGGAACACGCATGAGGAAGCTTGCTCGCGAAGGGGAAAACCCACCAGATGGCTTCATGGCCCCCAAAGCTTGGAAGGTGCTAACTGAGTACTACcagtcactggaaaaaaagaattaa
- the PAPSS2 gene encoding bifunctional 3'-phosphoadenosine 5'-phosphosulfate synthase 2 isoform X3: MELRCLVSMQETCLNPAGSITHGTRQCWAEGRHPGFSLDILTDAVGRMKAPSETTFFGGSTNVVYQAHHVSRSKRGQVVGTRGGFRGCTVWLTGLSGAGKTTIGFALEEYLVSHGIPCYSLDGDNVRHGLNKNLGFSAGDREENIRRIAEVARLFADAGLVCITSFISPFSKDRQNARKIHEAAGLPFFEIFVDAPLNICESRDVKGLYKKARAGEIKGFTGIDSEYEKPESPELVLKTNIASVSECIQQVVELLQTQNIVPCASIKDVLELFVPKNKLDAARAEANALPSVEITKLDLQWVQVLSEGWATPLKGFMREAEYLQVIHFGTLLNGKNLSVADGVVNLSIPIVLPVSGQDKQRLEGCGALALSYAGCRVAILKDPEYFEHRKEERCARIWGTTCAKHPHVKMVMESGDWLVGGDLVVLGKICWNDGLDQYRLTPLELKQKFIEMNADAVFAFQLRNPVHNGHALLMQDTRRQLLQRGYKNPVLLLHPLGGWTKDDDVPLEWRMKQHAAVLEEHVLDPKSTVVAIFPSPMLYAGPTEVQWHCRARMIAGANFYIVGRDPAGMPHPETKKDLYEPTQGGKVLSMAPGLTSVEIIPFRVAAYNKVKRAMDFYEPKRHDDFDFISGTRMRKLAREGENPPDGFMAPKAWKVLTEYYQSLEKKN, from the exons gGATCAACCAATGTGGTTTACCAAGCCCATCACGTCAGCAGGAGTAAGCGAGGACAAGTCGTCGGTACCAGGGGTGGATTCCGAGGCTGCACTGTTTGGCTAACAG GCCTTTCTGGAGCCGGTAAGACAACCATTGGCTTTGCTCTGGAAGAGTACTTGGTCTCTCATGGCATCCCCTGCTATTCTTTGGATGGCGATAATGTTCGGCATGGCTTGAATAAAAACCTAGGCTTCTCAGCCGGAGACCGTGAGGAGAATATCCGCCGCATCGCAGAGGTGGCCAGGTTGTTTGCTGATGCTGGGCTTGTCTGCATAACGagcttcatttctcctttttcaaag GATCGTCAAAATGCACGGAAAATTCATGAGGCAGCTGGGTTGCctttctttgaaatctttgtAGATGCTCCTCTAAATATTTGTGAAAGCAGAGATGTGAAGGGCCTATACAAAAAGGCAAGAGCCGGAGAGATCAAAG GATTCACAGGGATTGACTCAGAGTATGAGAAGCCTGAATCTCCTGAACTGGTGCTGAAGACAAACATTGCGTCAGTGTCTGAATGCATCCAGCAGGTTGTGGAGCTCCTGCAAACACAA AACATTGTGCCCTGTGCGTCAATTAAGGACGTTCTTGAGCTGTTTGTACCCAAAAATAAACTCGATGCTGCCCGAGCTGAAGCAAATGCACTGCCATCCGTGGAGATCACCAAG CTGGATCTGCAGTGGGTGCAAGTGCTGAGCGAAGGCTGGGCCACGCCACTGAAGGGCTTCATGCGCGAGGCAGAGTACCTGCAGGTCATCCATTTTGGCACACTGCTGAACG GAAAGAATCTCTCTGTAGCTG ACGGTGTTGTCAACTTGAGCATCCCCATTGTGCTGCCAGTCTCAGGGCAGGACAAGCAGCGGCTGGAGGGCTGTGGGGCGCTGGCGCTCAGCTATGCAGGGTGCAGGGTGGCGATCCTCAAGGACCCCGAGTACTTCGAGCACAGGAAGGAGGAGCGCTGTGCCCGCATCTGGGGCACCACCTGTGCCAAGCACCCACACGTCAAG ATGGTGATGGAGAGTGGAGACTGGCTGGTAGGGGGAGACCTTGTTGTGCTGGGAAAGATCTGTTGGAATGATGGCCTGGACCAGTACCGCCTGACACCGCTTGAGCTCAAGCAGAAGTTCATAGAAATGAACGCTG atGCTGTCTTTGCATTCCAGCTGCGCAACCCCGTGCACAACGGGCATGCCCTGCTCATGCAGGATACGCGGCGCCAGCTCTTGCAGAGGGGCTACAAAAACCCTGTGCTTCTCCTGCACCCCCTGGGTGGGTGGACCAAGGATGATGACGTTCCACTGGAGTGGCGGATGAAGCAGCACGCGGCGGTGCTTGAGGAGCATGTCCTGGACCCCAAATCCACTGTCGTTGCCATCTTCCCCTCTCCCATGCTCTATGCCGGCCCCACAGAG gtgcagtGGCACTGCCGGGCTCGCATGATCGCTGGTGCCAATTTCTACATCGTGGGGCGCGATCCTGCAGGCATGCCTCACCCTGAGACCAAGAAGGACCTGTATGAGCCCACACAAGGAGGGAAGGTCCTCAGCATGGCACCAGGCCTGACATCGGTGGAGATCATCCCCTTCCGCGTGGCAGCTTACAACAAAGTGAAGCGAGCTATGGACTTTTATGAACCAAAAAG GCATGATGATTTTGACTTCATCTCGGGAACACGCATGAGGAAGCTTGCTCGCGAAGGGGAAAACCCACCAGATGGCTTCATGGCCCCCAAAGCTTGGAAGGTGCTAACTGAGTACTACcagtcactggaaaaaaagaattaa
- the PAPSS2 gene encoding bifunctional 3'-phosphoadenosine 5'-phosphosulfate synthase 2 isoform X2, producing MSSSQQTGSTNVVYQAHHVSRSKRGQVVGTRGGFRGCTVWLTGLSGAGKTTIGFALEEYLVSHGIPCYSLDGDNVRHGLNKNLGFSAGDREENIRRIAEVARLFADAGLVCITSFISPFSKDRQNARKIHEAAGLPFFEIFVDAPLNICESRDVKGLYKKARAGEIKGFTGIDSEYEKPESPELVLKTNIASVSECIQQVVELLQTQNIVPCASIKDVLELFVPKNKLDAARAEANALPSVEITKLDLQWVQVLSEGWATPLKGFMREAEYLQVIHFGTLLNDGVVNLSIPIVLPVSGQDKQRLEGCGALALSYAGCRVAILKDPEYFEHRKEERCARIWGTTCAKHPHVKMVMESGDWLVGGDLVVLGKICWNDGLDQYRLTPLELKQKFIEMNADAVFAFQLRNPVHNGHALLMQDTRRQLLQRGYKNPVLLLHPLGGWTKDDDVPLEWRMKQHAAVLEEHVLDPKSTVVAIFPSPMLYAGPTEVQWHCRARMIAGANFYIVGRDPAGMPHPETKKDLYEPTQGGKVLSMAPGLTSVEIIPFRVAAYNKVKRAMDFYEPKRHDDFDFISGTRMRKLAREGENPPDGFMAPKAWKVLTEYYQSLEKKN from the exons gGATCAACCAATGTGGTTTACCAAGCCCATCACGTCAGCAGGAGTAAGCGAGGACAAGTCGTCGGTACCAGGGGTGGATTCCGAGGCTGCACTGTTTGGCTAACAG GCCTTTCTGGAGCCGGTAAGACAACCATTGGCTTTGCTCTGGAAGAGTACTTGGTCTCTCATGGCATCCCCTGCTATTCTTTGGATGGCGATAATGTTCGGCATGGCTTGAATAAAAACCTAGGCTTCTCAGCCGGAGACCGTGAGGAGAATATCCGCCGCATCGCAGAGGTGGCCAGGTTGTTTGCTGATGCTGGGCTTGTCTGCATAACGagcttcatttctcctttttcaaag GATCGTCAAAATGCACGGAAAATTCATGAGGCAGCTGGGTTGCctttctttgaaatctttgtAGATGCTCCTCTAAATATTTGTGAAAGCAGAGATGTGAAGGGCCTATACAAAAAGGCAAGAGCCGGAGAGATCAAAG GATTCACAGGGATTGACTCAGAGTATGAGAAGCCTGAATCTCCTGAACTGGTGCTGAAGACAAACATTGCGTCAGTGTCTGAATGCATCCAGCAGGTTGTGGAGCTCCTGCAAACACAA AACATTGTGCCCTGTGCGTCAATTAAGGACGTTCTTGAGCTGTTTGTACCCAAAAATAAACTCGATGCTGCCCGAGCTGAAGCAAATGCACTGCCATCCGTGGAGATCACCAAG CTGGATCTGCAGTGGGTGCAAGTGCTGAGCGAAGGCTGGGCCACGCCACTGAAGGGCTTCATGCGCGAGGCAGAGTACCTGCAGGTCATCCATTTTGGCACACTGCTGAACG ACGGTGTTGTCAACTTGAGCATCCCCATTGTGCTGCCAGTCTCAGGGCAGGACAAGCAGCGGCTGGAGGGCTGTGGGGCGCTGGCGCTCAGCTATGCAGGGTGCAGGGTGGCGATCCTCAAGGACCCCGAGTACTTCGAGCACAGGAAGGAGGAGCGCTGTGCCCGCATCTGGGGCACCACCTGTGCCAAGCACCCACACGTCAAG ATGGTGATGGAGAGTGGAGACTGGCTGGTAGGGGGAGACCTTGTTGTGCTGGGAAAGATCTGTTGGAATGATGGCCTGGACCAGTACCGCCTGACACCGCTTGAGCTCAAGCAGAAGTTCATAGAAATGAACGCTG atGCTGTCTTTGCATTCCAGCTGCGCAACCCCGTGCACAACGGGCATGCCCTGCTCATGCAGGATACGCGGCGCCAGCTCTTGCAGAGGGGCTACAAAAACCCTGTGCTTCTCCTGCACCCCCTGGGTGGGTGGACCAAGGATGATGACGTTCCACTGGAGTGGCGGATGAAGCAGCACGCGGCGGTGCTTGAGGAGCATGTCCTGGACCCCAAATCCACTGTCGTTGCCATCTTCCCCTCTCCCATGCTCTATGCCGGCCCCACAGAG gtgcagtGGCACTGCCGGGCTCGCATGATCGCTGGTGCCAATTTCTACATCGTGGGGCGCGATCCTGCAGGCATGCCTCACCCTGAGACCAAGAAGGACCTGTATGAGCCCACACAAGGAGGGAAGGTCCTCAGCATGGCACCAGGCCTGACATCGGTGGAGATCATCCCCTTCCGCGTGGCAGCTTACAACAAAGTGAAGCGAGCTATGGACTTTTATGAACCAAAAAG GCATGATGATTTTGACTTCATCTCGGGAACACGCATGAGGAAGCTTGCTCGCGAAGGGGAAAACCCACCAGATGGCTTCATGGCCCCCAAAGCTTGGAAGGTGCTAACTGAGTACTACcagtcactggaaaaaaagaattaa